AGTCTGACGCCGCATTGGAGCGCCGCTTCCAGCCGGTCACGGTTGAGGAGCCCGACGTCGAGGACGCCATTTCAATCCTTCGAGGCTTGCGGGAGCGACTCGAGGTATTCCATGGCGTACGGATCCAGGATAGTGCCCTGGTGGCCGCGGCCACCCTTTCCCACCGGTACATCACTGACCGGTTTCTTCCCGACAAGGCCATTGACCTTGTGGATGAAGCGTGCGCCCGGCTCAGGACGGAAATCGACTCGATGCCGGCGGAACTGGATGAGCTCACCCGGAAGGTCACGCGGCTCGAAATCGAAGACGCGGCACTTGCCAAGGAAACCGATCCGGCCAGCAAGACCCGGCTCACGGAGTTGAGGCGTGAATTGGCGGACTTGCGCGCCGAAGCCGACGCCAAGAGGGCCCAATGGGAGGCCGAGCGCCAGGCGATCCACAAACTGCAGGAAATACGTACTGAACTGGAGCGGGCGCGGCTGGAGGCTGAGGAAGCCGAACGGAATTACGACCTCAACCTGGCGGCAGAGCTACGCTACGGGCGACTTGCCGACCTCGAACGGCGGCTGGCCGCCGAAGAAGAACGGCTGACCGCTAAACAGGGCGAAAAGCGCTTGCTCCGCGAGGTGGTGACCGAGGACGAGATCGCCGACATTGTCGCGGCCTGGACCGGGATACCGGTCGCCCGGCTGAAGCAGGGCGAACGGGAGAAGGTCCTTCACCTGGATGAAATCCTTCGCGCCCGCGTCGTCGGACAGGAAGAAGCGATTACCGCGGTGTCGGACGCCATTATCCGGGCCCGCTCCGGTATCCGGGATCCCCGGCGACCCATCGGCTCCTTCATCTTCCTCGGCCCCACGGGAGTCGGGAAGACCGAGCTTGCCAAGGCATTGGCTGCATCGCTATTTGACAGCGAGAACGCAATGATCCGGCTGGATATGAGCGAGTATCAGGAACGCCACACAGTGAGCCGCCTGCTGGGCGCTCCGCCCGGCTACATCGGCTACGACGAAGGAGGACAGCTCACAGAAGCGGTACGCCGGAAGCCATACTCGGTGGTGCTCTTTGACGAGGTGGAAAAGGCCCATCCGGACATCTTTAACACCTTGTTACAGGTGCTCGACGACGGACGGATTACAGACTCGCAGGGCCGGACGGTCGATTTCCGCAACACTGTCATCATTATGACGTCGAATATTGGCTCCCAGTATCTTCTGGAAGGTTCGGCCGAAGGAGGGACGATCACGGAGGAGGCGCGCGGCATGGTGATGGGTGAGCTCCGGGCGCACTTCCGACCCGAGTTCCTTAACCGCGTCGACGACACGGTCCTGTTCGCGCCCTTGGGACTGGCGCAAATCGAACGAATCGTTGATCTGCTGTTTCAGCAGCTGCGGCAGCGGCTGGCCGAGCAGCAAATAGAGCTGCACCTGACCGAACAAGCACGCCTTCTGATTGCCGAACGGGGCTTCGATCCGGTCTACGGAGCCCGGCCCTTGCGCCGCTATATTTCCCATGTTGTCGAAACGCAGGTGGGTCGGGCCTTGCTGCGCGGAAGCATCGAGGAGGGCGGAGTGATCACAGTGACCGTATCCGGAAACGAGCTCGTGGTTGAATACAACACATCGGAGCTAGAGGAGGCCGGAACCACATGAATAAAGCCATCATCAAATGTCCTCACTGTGGCAAGTCGAACCGCGTTCCGGCCGCCGCCGACGGCCGGCCGCGCTGCGGGAATTGCCACCACGACCTCCCTTGGGTGGTTGAAGCGGGCGACGACGACTTCAGCGCGATCGCCGAACGAGCCGGTGTTCCGGTATTGGTGGACTTTTGGGCGGTGTGGTGCGGACCCTGCCGGATGGTGAGCCCCGTGCTCGACCAACTGGCACACGAACGCGCCGGGCAGATCAAACTTGTGAAGGTCGATGTGGATCACTCGCCGCAGCTCTCTGCCAGGTTCGCCATCCAGGCGGTGCCGACGTTGATGGTCATTGTTGACGGCAAAATCGTGGCGAGGCAGGCCGGCGCGGCTCCCGCGCCGGTGTTGAGGTCATGGCTGGAGGAAGCACTCACGAAGTAGCCCGGAAACAGCGGACGACGGCGGCAGTGGCGGTGTCCCGCCGTCGTGCCTTTTGCGCTGCGCGTCCAAGTTCAGATGTCTGAGAACAATTCCAGTGTCTGACTGAAGGAATGGGAAGACTGCGAATATCGCGGTCTTCTCTTTTTGTATCCCGGCGCTCAACGGCCCCTTGCACGAAGTGATCCCTTTGCGGCAAAGCTCTGCACGAATCGGATTCTTCGCTACTTTTTCGCGCCATCAAGATTCATAGAATAATTTCACGCTGATCGTCGGGTTTCTCCGTCCCAGCGGGATGCGCGTTTTCACTTTTTGTCACCTCAAACACAGGAAACAATCATGCGTAGAATTACCGGGCTCTCTGCCATTTTCACCACTTCCGCTGTGGCTCTAACCCTCGGTTTGACCCCTGCCTCGGCCGACGTCGTCGACTCAACGATCTCCGGCGGAACGCTTACGGCCAATACCTACGGAGCGACCCTGACAGGGGTCACCCTGGACGGATCCAATACCCAGACCTCCACGGGCAATTCCTCCTCGGAGTGGACTATCACCGATGCCCGTGGCACGGGCTCGGCGTGGGCTCTTTCGGTGAGCGCATCCACGCCGACCAGCGCCGCAGGGACAGACGAATCGATCCCACGCACTATCCCTGTCAGCGGCTTGACGATCACGCCCGGCACCATCACCGCGGGCGCGGGCTCGGACTCTGCAGCTACTATCACCGCCCCGGCATTGGCTTTGTCAACGTCCTCTCAGGCTCTGGTCTCCACGGTGGGCCAGAACATGGGAACGTACACGCTGGCCCCGGCGTTCAGCCTCGCCATTCCGGCCAACGCCTACCGCTCCAATTACGCTGTTGGCGCCAGCGGAGCCCTGAACCCATACACCTCGACCATCACTTACACCATGGGCTAGAACACGCGGGCCCGTCCGCCGTCCTCTTTACGAGGAGGCGGGCGGGCTTTCGCTCCCCACACCACAGCACCACAATCGCTAATCCGGATGCTTCCAGGACTGAGAAAACGTGAAAACACCATCCCCGCGCCTGACCGGGCCAGTGATCATCGCTATGGCTTTGCTGATCCTGGAAATTCTCCTCATGGCCGGCCCCGCCTCTGCAGTCGATAACGGGACTTTGGGTATCCGCCCGGAGACAGAATCGGACTTCTTCCACTTGTCCCTCTATCCCGGGGCCACGACGGAGGCCACAGCCGTCGTTTCCAACCACACTTCCTCGCCAGTGACCCTGCTGACGTATCCCGTAGACGGGGAGAACACGGTGCAGGGAACCTTTGCGATGGCCGCACAATCCGCCCCCCGCGAAGGTGTGGGGGCGTGGGCCGAGCTTGATACGGAACAGATCACCGTCCCCGCCAACACGGACCTGAAAGTGCCCTTCCGTCTCACCGTTCCCGAAGGCACCCCTCCAGGAGACTACGCAGGAGGGCTCATCATCCAAAGCCCCACTGTCCAAGGCAAGACCACCGCGGTCAATGGTGATACCGCCATTCGACTGGACACGATTCAACGCCAAGGCGTCCGAATTTACCTCAACGTTGCCGGCACGGCAGCCAAATCACTGGCCCACGGCAGCCTGAGCTGGAAACACAACGGGGACAACCTCGACTTCACTCTGCCCATACGCAACACCGGCAACACCATCCTGCATCCGTCCGCTCACATGGACCTCTCAGGCTGGCCGGCAACGGCGACGAGGTTGGAATTCGACACACCCGATGGCCTCCTTCCAGGAGCGAGCATTGACCTGCACGCCACACTCGCGCGGGCACCCATGATCCAGAGCGGCGCGGCCGAGGCAACGCTGACTTCTGAGGCCGGCACCGCTCAGGCGGGCTTGCGCGTTTTCTACGCACCGTGGCCACTCCTTGTCATTGGCCCGGTCTGCTTTGCTGCTGCCTTCTACGGGGCGTGGAGGGCTTTCCGTTTCATTCGCCGCGCCCGCATTGCGCTCTCCCAGCTGAAATCCATGGGGAGCGCGGCACCTCAATAATGCGCGGGCGCCGTTTCCCGAGTGGTCCCGTCCGCGCGCCTGGGCAAGGTTCGAACAGCGCGTTGTTGGCGCCGTCAATCGCCGGTCCGGTCAGGCTGCAGAGTTGAGTCTCTGCCGCAGTTTTTGCAGGGCCATATGAACGACGGGCTCGGATTTATGGATCTCCCTGATATTCATCCCCGTAAACTCTTTGATTGCCCGGCGCATGCTTTGAACGTTAGTGAATCCGCACCGTGCGGCAATTTCTGAGTAGGTGATTCTTTGGGCATCGGCTTGAAGCAGGAGCTCCAGTGCTTTCCGCGTTCTCAAGGCGCGAATTCGCTCACCCAGGCGGAGTTCTTCAGTCTCAAAAAAGTAGAACAAGGAGCGACGGGAGAGGTTGAACTTTCCGGCGATCATTGCCACGTCCAGACTTGGGTTATCGAAGCTGGTCTCAAGGTATTTCTTTACCGCCCGGCTTAGTGCGGGTTTCTGTGCCTCATCGTCGACCGGCGATTCGAGCAGGGAACCCACCAAGGTTGCCATGACGGATCGGAGGATCTCGCCGGTTGCTGATGCCTCACTGTCAATGCCCGGCCTCTTCCAACTCATCAAGGCGGGGACCACGAAGGTGCCCACAATTGGGTGGCTTGCAAGGTCAGGCAGGCGAAGAAGGGAGCGCAGTCCGCCTTCGCTGACGTTGAGACTGATGCGGTCTATGTTGAGCTGTTGTGCGTGAAACCCTTCGGGGGCATCGAAACTGCCGCCCAGCGACGTGTCGATGAATCTCACCGAGCCCGTCGGAATTGGTTCGGGTATGCCGTTGAGATCCAGGGTCAGGCCTGATGCCTTACGGAAGTATGCAAGGCGCAGATCCGTGGAGTCGGGATTCGGCGCCCAAAAGCCCAGCGCGGGGGTGTTGTGCATCTCTATGAGGCTGAAGCCCGGTCCGGCAAGATTAATGGCTGAGGGACTGACGGACGCAGGACTCTCGCCTTCTGACCTTTCCAGCCGCATCGGTGTTTCGACGGCGTTGCCGTACCACACCCGCCAATGCTCAAACCTTTGCTCGGGAGTGAGCCCTTCCGGCACTGCGTATCGTCGCACACGGGCGCTGTTTGCGTCACCAGATTGAGGCATGCCATCCTCCTTCACCAGCCGAGCATCATGGCAGTCGTGTGAGCTGCCACGGCGCCTTAAGGAAGCGGTTGCGGTGACTCGTCAGACCGGCCGAAAATGAGGTCCGCTGGTAGGGCAATTTTACCCCTGGATGCGCCTTCGGCTGGCGCGTTGATGTGCTTATATTGGTGCCATCGAGGCCTGCGTGAGCATGTCGTGCACAGGTACGCATTTGGAGAAAGGGCCGTGGCGGCAGGTCCAAACCCACGCGCGGCTGTCTAACCGAATCAGTGCAGAGAGGTGGTCACGTAGGTGCGTCCTGCAATTGTTTGGCCATCGCCTCAAGAAGCGGCCAGGGTGTCGGGGGAGCGGGCTCTTCCTGCCGATTGATATTTTCTTTTCCGCCGGAAAGCAGCCGGGTTGCCAGTTGATTTACTCGGTGGGGGGAGAGGACATGCTCGACGGCCAAGATGCTGGCCCCAACCACTCCAGCTTCCGGCCCGGTTGCGGATTGGGTGATGTTCAGGTGCTGGGTCGCCAATGGCGTTGATCGTGCATAGACCGTTTCGCGGATTCCTGCCATGAGGTGTTCTCCGGATTGGGCAAGCGAGCCGCCCACAACAATCAGGGATGGGTTGATGAAGCTCACGCACATGTTGAGCATTTCTCCGATGTCACGGCCCGCCTGGCGGACCGCTTGGATAGCAGCTGGATTCCCGGAACGAACGAGCGAAACGACGTCGCTTCCGTTGGTTGCCCCCAGTCCGTTCTCGCGGAGCTGGGCGGCGATGGCCGGGGCCCCCGCTATGGCTTCCAGACAGGCACTCTTGCCACAGCGACACAGAATTCCTGCCCCGCGGGAAACAGCAATATGGCCGACGTCTCCAGCGACACCTGCTGCGCCCCGCTGCAATTCTCCTCCACTAACCACTCCGGATCCGATCCCGGTGGCGACCTTGAGGAAGATCATGTTCTCCTCGTTTGGCCAGCGGGTGGCCCTCTCACCAAGTGCCATAAGGTTGACATCGTTATCCACGAGTACGGGTACGCCCAAGGTTTGCTGAATGTAAGCGGGAACATCGAATCCGTCCCATCCCGGCATGATCGGGGGGCTCGTCGGCTTCCCAGTGGAGTGCTCAACGGGGCCAGGTAGCCCAATGCCGACTGCGATGACATCAGCAGTCGGACGCTCCAGCACTTTCAAGTGTCCATTCACCATCGTCAAAAGCCAGTCCAGGACCGTTTCGGGTCCGCACGAAATCTCCATCCGCTCTGTGGTTTCCACGAGTACCGCTCCTGACAGGTCCGTGAGTGCCACGGTGGCGTGAGTGGCACCAACGTCTGCAGCCGCCACCAACTTTGCGCCTGGGTTGAAAGCTAGCCGCGCCGATGGACGGCCTCCAGTAGAAGGCGCCCCTGATACGGGTATCACCAGTTCCAGCTTCAGGAGCGGCTCAAGGCGGGAACTGACGGCGGCTCGGCCCAACCCTGTTGTCCCAGCCAAGTCGGCTCTGGTTCGGGGTTGTCCGTCCCGCAGGATTTGCAGAAGCTCGCCGGGTCCGCCGTTGTCCATGTCACTCCAATTCAGGGCTCAAAAGAGGTTGTTTGTGTGCGCCTGAATTGCTGACGCATCGGGCTCACCGGCCCCTGCGGGCCCTCATCTCCACTCAGTGTCAAGCTGCTCACTCGTTCCCGTCCACCCGGCGAAGTGCTAAGCATCAAAAAGTGCAACTTGGGCGTGCATTCGACCGTCCTCAGCGTCAAAAGGTGCAGACTTTTGCTGGGCCCCTGACCAAAGTCAGGTGCTGCGTGTCACTGTTTCGGCATGGAAAACGACAGAACCACGACAGCCCCCTCCCGGTTACGGGCCGGGTTCGTCGGCGCCGGGTTCATGGCCGAGGTGCACAGCCGAGCCGCCCGTGCTGCAGGGGCGGATATCGCCGGCATTGCGTCCTCGAGCCGTACCAGCGCCGACCGCGCCAAAGACCGCCTGGGTGTGCAGCAGGCCTACGACTCCGTACAGGACCTCGTCGAAGACGACGCCATCGACGTCATCCACATCTGCACGCCAAACGGCACTCACTACGGACTGGCTGAGGCCGCGCTGAAAGCAGGCAAGCATGTGGTTTGTGAGAAGCCTTTGGCCACCAACGTCCAGGACGCAACCGAACTTGTAGAGCTGGCCGCCAAGGCCGGGACTGTTGCGACCGTTCCCTTCGTCTATCGCTTCCATCCGATGATCCGGGAAGCCCGGGAACGTATTGCATCGGGCCAAACGGGACGGATCTCCGCCATCCAGGGCTCCTACCTTCAGGATTGGCTGCTCTCCCGGGAAGACGACAACTGGCGAGTTGACGCCACTTTGGGTGGGCCCTCACGGGCGTTCGCCGATATCGGCTCCCATCTGTGCGACCTTGTCGAATTCGTAAGCGGTGAACACATAACAAAAGTCGGCGCCCTGAGCCGGACTCTCTTCTCGGGCCGGACGAACAACAAGGACATCCAGACCGAGGACCTCGTTGCCGCTGTCTTCGCCACTGAATCCGGCACCGTGGGAAATCTCCTGGTAAGCCAGGTTGCTCCTGGACGGAAGAACCGCCTGATGATCGAGATCGCGGGTTCGGAGGGCACCCTCCAGTTCGACCAGGAAGCCCCGGAGACGTTGTGGCTAGGCAAGCGGGCGGGGTCCCAATTGCTTGTCCGTGACCCGGAGGTGCTTAGCCCGGACGCAGCACGGCTGAGTGTTCTGCCAGCTGGCCATCCGCAGGGTTATCAGGATGCCTTCAATGCGTTCGTGGCCGATACCTATGCCGCCATCGACGGTGACGTCCGCGAAGGCCTGCCCACGTTCCAGGACGGCCTCAGGTCAGCCATCCTCACCGAAAGCATCATCAAATCCAGTAAGGGCGGCGAATGGGTCGACGTCCCAAACACAAAAGAGTTAGAAGGAGTGCAGCAATGAAAATCATCCAAGTAGGCCTCGGCGCCTGGGGCGCCTCATGGCTGAACGTGATTCACCACAGCAAAAGTTGGGAGCTGGCCGGTGTTGTCGACGTCAACTCCGACGCCGCACGGGCCGCTGCTGAACAGTACGGAATCCCCGCGTACGCCACCATCGAGGACGCGCTGGACCACAAAGATACGTTCGACGCTGCCTTGGTCATCGTTCCACCCGAATACCACGCAGCCGTGGCCATCCCTGCTCTGGAAGCAGGCGTACACACACTCATTGAGAAGCCACTTGCGCACAGCCTTGAAGACGGCGTCCGGATTATCGAAGCGGCAGAGAAATCCGGGAAACAGGCCATGGTGTCACAGAACTACCGTTTCAAGCGCGCAGCCCGCACCGTTCAGCGGCTCATACGCGACGGAGTTATTGGAGACCTCGAGCATGTCTTCGTCGACTACAAGAAGAACCCGCCGTTCGAAGGCTTCAGGCTCGAAATGGATGAACCCTTGATCGTGGATGCCATGATCCATCATCTTGACCAGCTCCGCGGCATCGTTGGTGTCGAACCCACCGCAGTCCGTGCACGGTCCTGGAACACCGGCACCTCGAGGTTCAAGGGCAACGCGTCCGCGGTGGTGCAGTTCGACTGCGACAACGGGGCACGCGTCGTCTACACCGGATCATGGAGCTCATATGGCCCGCAGACCAGCTGGGACGGTGACTGGGAAATCCAAGGCAGCAAGGGCGCCATTACGTGGAAGAACAACGAGGTCACCATCAACTTCGCATCACTGTTCGACACCGTATTCCTCGCCGGCGCCGTGGAACGCTCCGGCGTCATGCACGTCGATTTGGACCCGTTGCCGGTGGAGGAACGCTTGGGAACCCTCGAAGCGTTCCGCGACGCCATCGAAACCGGGAACAAGGCTGAGACGGATGTCACCGACAACATTCAGAGCCTGCAACTCGTCATGGCCACCGTCGACTCCGCCCGCCAAGATGGCGCGCCCATCACCTTGAAGACCAACGCCGAACTCTTCGGCAGCCACTAGCACTTCCGACCCGAGGAAGTGTCGAATTGACTGGAGATACAAACATGCAGCCACAAACAGCCACCGGCTCTGCCGGTCCGGTTTCCGGGAGGGCTGGCCCCGGAAAATCCCACGACGAGTCCCGTTCACGGCTCTCCGGCGTCGGCGACTTCATCGGTGCGCAGGGCCTGCTGGTCGTCGTCTTGCTCTTCGGTGTACTGCTGACGTTCCTGAGCCCGGTATTCCTGACCACAGTCAACCTGGTAAACCTGCTCTACCAGTGCACGATCCTCGGTGTGTTCGCCATCGGCATGACCTTCGTGATCCTTACCGGCGGCATCGACGTCTCGGTAGGATCTACGGCTGCCCTGTCGTCCGTGCTGTCCATGGGCGTGATCGTCAACATGGATATGCCGCCGGCAATCGGACTCCTGACCGGCCTCGTAGTTGGCGCCGGAGTCGGAGCGGTCAACGGACTGATGGTCACGAAGCTGGGCATATCCCCGCTGATCGCGACCCTGGCAACACTCTCCGCCGGCTCGGGAATCGCCTTCGCCTACTCGGACGGCGGCAACATCACGCCTGTGCCGAAGGTGCTCACCGATATGGTCAGCGCGAAGATCGCCGGAATTCCTTTGCTCATACCGGCCGTTCTGGTGCTGGCTTTCCTGGCCCACTTGGTCCTGACCCGTACTACCTACGGACGTTCCATTTACGCCGTCGGCGGCAACAAGGAAGCAGCCCTGCTTGCAGGCATCCGCGTCGATCGAGTCACGATGAACGCTTACATTATCGCCGGCCTCTCGGCGGGAATGGCGGGTCTTCTGCTCACCGGTCGTCTGGCCTCCGGAAGCCCGCGTGCCGGCGACGGCATTGAACTCACCGTCATTGCCGCCGTGGTCATCGGCGGAACAAGCCTCTTCGGTGGCCAAGGAAACATCAAGGGCACACTGCTCGGCGTGCTGTTGATCGCGATGGTCTCCAATGCCGTAAACCTTCTCGGAATCCCGTCGTCCTACGACCGCATTGTCCAGGGCGTCGTCATCTTCGCTGCGGCCGCCCTGGACGTGTACCGCTACAAGTACGTCCAGAAGAACCTGTCAAGGAAACGCAGGATCGGACCGCCGGCGGCGATAGACCCGACGACGGCGGGCAGCCCGGTTACCGGGCCAGCCACAGCGCACACCACAGGAACTTCGACCTAACAGCTCACCCGCATACATGCCGGCACAGCCGGCATGTCCTAGCACCCAACAGAAAGAGTAAGTCAATGAAGACCTCACCCAAACTGGCGGTCCTCGCGGCAGTCTCCGCCGCAGCCATAGCCCTCACCGGCTGCGCACCCAGCGCCGCCCAGGAAGCCAACGACGGAACGAAGACTAAGAAGATCGCCGTCCTGCTCTATAGCCAGAGTTTTGAATTCATGGTTGCCCTCGGGCAGGGTGTCAAGGATAAGGCGAAGGAACTCGGCGTGGAGGTCACAGTCCTTGATGCCAAGGGCGATTCCAGCACGCAGATCAGCCAAATCCAGGACCAACTCGCCCAGGGTGTGGACGGCATTGTCCTCAGCCCGAATAACTCCGCTGAATTGGTTCCCGGAGTCCAGATGATCCACGATGCCGGAAAGACCGTCACCACCGTGGACTCGGTCATCCCGGGTGACATCGCCGACGCTGCCGTCGCCTTCGACAACGAAAAGGCCGGCAAGCTTGGCGCTGAAGCCTTGGCCAAACTGATGGGAGAAAAGGGAACCGTCCTCGAGTACCAAGGAGCCAAGGGTGCTTACCACGCGATTCTGCGTGGCAAGGGGTTCAACGATGGCATCAAGCAGTTCCCCGGCATCAAGGTCATCGGCCGTGACGCACAGTGGACTGCAGACAACGCTCTGTCCCTGACCGTCGATAACTTCACCGCAGATTCCAGTATCAATGGCCTTTTCAGTCACAACGACGAAATGGTGCGGGGAATAGTCTCCGGCCTCTCACAGATCAACAAGGACGCTCCGGTGGGCGCCGCAAACCACATCCCGCTCGTCGGAGTAGACGGCACAC
This genomic interval from Paenarthrobacter aurescens TC1 contains the following:
- the clpB gene encoding ATP-dependent chaperone protein ClpB (identified by similarity to SP:P53533; match to protein family HMM PF00004; match to protein family HMM PF02861; match to protein family HMM PF07724; match to protein family HMM PF07728), with the protein product MNMESFTQKSQEALAGAQRIAQQHGHTETDGEHLLAALLEQEAGLVPRLLAGMQIDVEELNRAVETELQKKPKVTGPGAAPGQVYVSRRLGTLLDAAEREAKRLKDEYVSVEHLLVALAEEGRASAAGRVLAEHGITREAFLSVLTQVRGNQRVTSATPEQTYEALEKYGRDLVADARTGKLDPVIGRDSEIRRVVQILSRKTKNNPVLIGEPGVGKTAIVEGLAQRIVRQDVPEGLKNKTIFSLDLSALVAGAKYRGEFEERLKAVLAEVLAAEGRILLFVDELHTVVGAGASEGSMDAGNMLKPMLARGELHMIGATTLDEYRKHIESDAALERRFQPVTVEEPDVEDAISILRGLRERLEVFHGVRIQDSALVAAATLSHRYITDRFLPDKAIDLVDEACARLRTEIDSMPAELDELTRKVTRLEIEDAALAKETDPASKTRLTELRRELADLRAEADAKRAQWEAERQAIHKLQEIRTELERARLEAEEAERNYDLNLAAELRYGRLADLERRLAAEEERLTAKQGEKRLLREVVTEDEIADIVAAWTGIPVARLKQGEREKVLHLDEILRARVVGQEEAITAVSDAIIRARSGIRDPRRPIGSFIFLGPTGVGKTELAKALAASLFDSENAMIRLDMSEYQERHTVSRLLGAPPGYIGYDEGGQLTEAVRRKPYSVVLFDEVEKAHPDIFNTLLQVLDDGRITDSQGRTVDFRNTVIIMTSNIGSQYLLEGSAEGGTITEEARGMVMGELRAHFRPEFLNRVDDTVLFAPLGLAQIERIVDLLFQQLRQRLAEQQIELHLTEQARLLIAERGFDPVYGARPLRRYISHVVETQVGRALLRGSIEEGGVITVTVSGNELVVEYNTSELEEAGTT
- the trx gene encoding thioredoxin (identified by match to protein family HMM PF00085; match to protein family HMM TIGR01068), with the protein product MNKAIIKCPHCGKSNRVPAAADGRPRCGNCHHDLPWVVEAGDDDFSAIAERAGVPVLVDFWAVWCGPCRMVSPVLDQLAHERAGQIKLVKVDVDHSPQLSARFAIQAVPTLMVIVDGKIVARQAGAAPAPVLRSWLEEALTK
- a CDS encoding transcriptional regulator, AraC family domain (identified by match to protein family HMM PF00165); protein product: MPQSGDANSARVRRYAVPEGLTPEQRFEHWRVWYGNAVETPMRLERSEGESPASVSPSAINLAGPGFSLIEMHNTPALGFWAPNPDSTDLRLAYFRKASGLTLDLNGIPEPIPTGSVRFIDTSLGGSFDAPEGFHAQQLNIDRISLNVSEGGLRSLLRLPDLASHPIVGTFVVPALMSWKRPGIDSEASATGEILRSVMATLVGSLLESPVDDEAQKPALSRAVKKYLETSFDNPSLDVAMIAGKFNLSRRSLFYFFETEELRLGERIRALRTRKALELLLQADAQRITYSEIAARCGFTNVQSMRRAIKEFTGMNIREIHKSEPVVHMALQKLRQRLNSAA
- a CDS encoding oxidoreductase family, NAD-binding Rossmann fold domain protein (identified by match to protein family HMM PF01408; match to protein family HMM PF02894), which produces MENDRTTTAPSRLRAGFVGAGFMAEVHSRAARAAGADIAGIASSSRTSADRAKDRLGVQQAYDSVQDLVEDDAIDVIHICTPNGTHYGLAEAALKAGKHVVCEKPLATNVQDATELVELAAKAGTVATVPFVYRFHPMIREARERIASGQTGRISAIQGSYLQDWLLSREDDNWRVDATLGGPSRAFADIGSHLCDLVEFVSGEHITKVGALSRTLFSGRTNNKDIQTEDLVAAVFATESGTVGNLLVSQVAPGRKNRLMIEIAGSEGTLQFDQEAPETLWLGKRAGSQLLVRDPEVLSPDAARLSVLPAGHPQGYQDAFNAFVADTYAAIDGDVREGLPTFQDGLRSAILTESIIKSSKGGEWVDVPNTKELEGVQQ
- a CDS encoding Oxidoreductase family, NAD-binding Rossmann fold domain protein (identified by match to protein family HMM PF01408; match to protein family HMM PF02894; match to protein family HMM PF03447) produces the protein MKIIQVGLGAWGASWLNVIHHSKSWELAGVVDVNSDAARAAAEQYGIPAYATIEDALDHKDTFDAALVIVPPEYHAAVAIPALEAGVHTLIEKPLAHSLEDGVRIIEAAEKSGKQAMVSQNYRFKRAARTVQRLIRDGVIGDLEHVFVDYKKNPPFEGFRLEMDEPLIVDAMIHHLDQLRGIVGVEPTAVRARSWNTGTSRFKGNASAVVQFDCDNGARVVYTGSWSSYGPQTSWDGDWEIQGSKGAITWKNNEVTINFASLFDTVFLAGAVERSGVMHVDLDPLPVEERLGTLEAFRDAIETGNKAETDVTDNIQSLQLVMATVDSARQDGAPITLKTNAELFGSH
- the rbsB gene encoding D-ribose-binding protein (identified by match to protein family HMM PF00532); the protein is MKTSPKLAVLAAVSAAAIALTGCAPSAAQEANDGTKTKKIAVLLYSQSFEFMVALGQGVKDKAKELGVEVTVLDAKGDSSTQISQIQDQLAQGVDGIVLSPNNSAELVPGVQMIHDAGKTVTTVDSVIPGDIADAAVAFDNEKAGKLGAEALAKLMGEKGTVLEYQGAKGAYHAILRGKGFNDGIKQFPGIKVIGRDAQWTADNALSLTVDNFTADSSINGLFSHNDEMVRGIVSGLSQINKDAPVGAANHIPLVGVDGTPLALDRIRNGVQDATMDQNPFEMGALALQAQVDLLDGKQVPKMQLTDTKLITKENVDDPTLWGNIFKD
- a CDS encoding hypothetical protein (identified by Glimmer2; putative) — translated: MRRITGLSAIFTTSAVALTLGLTPASADVVDSTISGGTLTANTYGATLTGVTLDGSNTQTSTGNSSSEWTITDARGTGSAWALSVSASTPTSAAGTDESIPRTIPVSGLTITPGTITAGAGSDSAATITAPALALSTSSQALVSTVGQNMGTYTLAPAFSLAIPANAYRSNYAVGASGALNPYTSTITYTMG
- a CDS encoding putative transcriptional regulator, ROK family (identified by match to protein family HMM PF00480), whose protein sequence is MDNGGPGELLQILRDGQPRTRADLAGTTGLGRAAVSSRLEPLLKLELVIPVSGAPSTGGRPSARLAFNPGAKLVAAADVGATHATVALTDLSGAVLVETTERMEISCGPETVLDWLLTMVNGHLKVLERPTADVIAVGIGLPGPVEHSTGKPTSPPIMPGWDGFDVPAYIQQTLGVPVLVDNDVNLMALGERATRWPNEENMIFLKVATGIGSGVVSGGELQRGAAGVAGDVGHIAVSRGAGILCRCGKSACLEAIAGAPAIAAQLRENGLGATNGSDVVSLVRSGNPAAIQAVRQAGRDIGEMLNMCVSFINPSLIVVGGSLAQSGEHLMAGIRETVYARSTPLATQHLNITQSATGPEAGVVGASILAVEHVLSPHRVNQLATRLLSGGKENINRQEEPAPPTPWPLLEAMAKQLQDAPT
- the rbsC gene encoding ribose ABC transporter permease (identified by match to protein family HMM PF02653), producing MQPQTATGSAGPVSGRAGPGKSHDESRSRLSGVGDFIGAQGLLVVVLLFGVLLTFLSPVFLTTVNLVNLLYQCTILGVFAIGMTFVILTGGIDVSVGSTAALSSVLSMGVIVNMDMPPAIGLLTGLVVGAGVGAVNGLMVTKLGISPLIATLATLSAGSGIAFAYSDGGNITPVPKVLTDMVSAKIAGIPLLIPAVLVLAFLAHLVLTRTTYGRSIYAVGGNKEAALLAGIRVDRVTMNAYIIAGLSAGMAGLLLTGRLASGSPRAGDGIELTVIAAVVIGGTSLFGGQGNIKGTLLGVLLIAMVSNAVNLLGIPSSYDRIVQGVVIFAAAALDVYRYKYVQKNLSRKRRIGPPAAIDPTTAGSPVTGPATAHTTGTST